One window of the Micropterus dolomieu isolate WLL.071019.BEF.003 ecotype Adirondacks linkage group LG08, ASM2129224v1, whole genome shotgun sequence genome contains the following:
- the LOC123975869 gene encoding tumor necrosis factor receptor superfamily member 14-like — MLPTWVVFGCVACFVVPVLGCDPKEYATRDGQCCPVCFEGTVVRRDCTQQLGTKCGPCEYGTYMNQPNGLNKCFPCTSCNPGHGLFVQQECRATHNTVCEVLPGYFCKSFADDTGCSLAEKHKRCAAGERIKEPGTSRTDTVCEHCQPGYFSQDGVNCTAWTICSETQVKLKEGNATRNVVCGSASRTHYSYIPLLLLSLTFSGIVITG, encoded by the exons ATGCTGCCAACGTGGGTTGTCTTTG GGTGTGTCGCCTGCTTCGTGGTACCAGTGCTGGGCTGTGATCCAAAGGAATACGCGACAAGGGATGGGCAGTGCTGCCCGGTGTGTTTCGAAG GTACCGTTGTTAGAAGAGACTGCACACAGCAGTTAGGCACAAAGTGTGGCCCCTGTGAGTATGGGACGTATATGAACCAACCCAATGGCCTGAATAAGTGTTTCCCCTGCACTTCCTGTAACCCGG GTCATGGCCTCTTTGTCCAACAGGAGTGCAGAGCAACACACAACACCGTTTGTGAGGTTTTACCTGGGTATTTCTGCAAAAGCTTTGCAGATGATACAGGATGTAGTTTGGCAGAGAAACATAAACGCTGTGCAGCTGGTGAGAGGATTAAAGAACCtg GAACCAGCAGAACTGATACGGTGTGTGAACACTGTCAGCCAGGATACTTTTCACAGGATGGGGTGAACTGCACAGCGTGGACCAT TTGTTCAGAAACTCAAGTAAAGTTAAAAGAAGGAAACGCAACCCGCAACGTTGTCTGTGGATCTGCTTCAAGAACTCATTACTCGTATatacctttattattattatcattaacattttcTGGGATTGTGATCACAGGTTAG